Part of the Gemmatimonadota bacterium genome is shown below.
CAGGCGGCGCTGAGCAGCCGGGCGCGGGGCAAATTCAAGGCCGACGACCGCGAGGTGGATATCCTGCTGCACCTCGAGGAAGAGGACCGCGCCAGCATGCAGAAGCTGCAGAACATGACGTTCGAGCGGGCCGAAGGCGGCATGATCCCCGTGGGGAACCTGGCCAGTTTCTCCAGGCAGAAGGGACCCGACGCCATCGAGCGGAAGGACCGGGAATCACAAGTTGAAGTGGGCGGAAACACGACAGGGCCGGGCACGCGTGCCATAAACACCCAGGTGACGGAGATGATGGAAAGCATTGAACTGCCGCCGGGCTATTCGTGGAACATGGGGCGCAATTTCAACATGATGCGGGAGTCCCAGGGCGAGTTCCTCTTCGCCATCATGCTGTCCGTGGTCCTGATCTACCTGATCATGGCGGCCATATCGGAGTCCTTCATCCAGCCCTTCACGATCCTGTTGTCGGTGCTCTGCGGACTGGTGGGCGCCTTCATCGTGTTCTACCTGTCGGGGACGACGCTGAACACGAACTCGTACCTCGGGGTCATCGTGCTATCCGGACTGGCGGTCAACAATGCCATTGTGCTCATCGACCACGTGAACCATTTGCGCCGGGAGGGGATGACCCGCACGGAGGCCCTGCTCCTGGGCGGCCGGCACCGGTTGCGGCCGATCCTGATGACGTCGCTGACGACCATCTTCGGCCTGCTGCCCATGGTGGCCCCACTCCTCTTCCCCGAGTTCTTCGGTCCCGTGGAAGATCGCGGCGCCAACCAGTGGGGCCCGGTCAGCCTGGCCCTGGTGGGCGGCCTGACCACTTCCGGCATCCTGACGCTCATCCTGCTGCCGACGGTCTACACCATCTTCGAGGACCTGAGCAACTGGGTCACGTCGAGCGTCAAGCGGGCCTGGGCGTAGGAAAGGTAGGGTTGGCCGGAAGGGCAGCGCACTCGATACGAGGTTAGCATGAAAAACGCCCGTCTCCGGGAACGATCATTCCGGAGACGGGCATTTTTTGTGACCTCTTCAGGAAGAAGCATAGAGCGCGCTGTTCGCCGCAAGCCGTCCCGGTCTAGCCACCGTTCATGCGATCCCGCAGCAAAGCCACCACCTCCCCGTGGCCTTCCTTCTCGGCACCGTAGAGCGGTTGGGCCCAGACCGACTCGGCCGGTACGGTCGGATTGGCGCCCTGGCCCAGCAGGAAACGCACCATTTCCGTCTTCCCGCTGCGCGCCGCTGCCGCCAGGGGTGTTCCCCCGTATTCGAGCTCGATCGCATCGATGTCGGCACCGAGTTCCAGGAAAGCACGAGCCGCCGCGACATCGCCCTTTTCGGCACAGCCGTGCAGAAAGGTCCGGCCGATCCAGTTGGCGCGGCACAGGTCGAGGCCGTGGCCGGCCAGGGTGCGGATCATATCGGGATCCGAGGGGTAGTTTCCACCCCATATGTCCGTCAGACGGAAAAGATCGCCGACGTCCGGCGTGTTTTCCAGAAAGACGTTGATGAGTTCGGCATTGTTCCGTCCCATTAACTCATGCAGAAACTGAGGATGCGAAACGACGGCTCCTCCCTCGCGCACGGCCCGTTCCAGTTCCGAATCGTCCACCATGGCAAAGGGCGGCGTCACGGCGCCATACTCGTGCAACATGGCCTGCATCCGATGGCCGTCTGTGCCATGATTGTACTCGACAGTAGTCAAACAAGATCCGGATGAGTCCACCTCGGCGTTTGGATCGGCACCGCGTTCGAGCAGCAGTTTCGCCGTCTCAATGTGGTTGCCCGAGCAGGCGCCGAACAGTGCCCCGCCGCGCGGTGCGTTTTCTTCCGGCAGGTTGGGGTCGGCACCCAGGTCCAGCAGTTTTTCGACGATCTGTGTGTGTCCCCTGCCAGCGGCATAGGCAAGCGGACTGCGTCTGCCGGCATCGAGCGTGCGGGCCAGGACCGGGTTGGACGCCAGTACCGCATCGACCCGGTTCTCATCGCCGGCCGCACAGGCGACGCTCAGGGCGTATTCCGCGCCGCAGGCGAGAAGGTGCCGCGTGATGACCCAGGTATCTTTCGGGGCCTCCGCCGGCAGATCGCGCGATCGGAACCAGTAGTCCCCGTTGAGTGAGACCAGCAGTGGGGTCTGGCCGTCGGCGCGGCGGGCTTCCAGGTTGGCGCCCCGCGCGACGAAGAGATTCACCAGGTCGTTCTGCCGCGTGATCACCGCCCAGTGCAGGGGGCCGTTGCCCAATGCGTCTGATGCGTGTATCAAGTTGGCCCGGGCGGCCAGCACCACCTCCACACGCGCATGGTCACGGCTTTTTATCGCGTCCGCCAGCTCCTCGAAAGCTGGATCGTACCCGAATCGTTCCCGCATCGCCGCCTCGAGCAGCGCCTGTACACTGTTGAAGCCGCGCTCCTGCGAGATGTCCAGCAGCTTGTCCCACGAATTGTACGTATATCGCGACTGGCCCGGGTCGGCACCGGCCTGCAACAGCAGTTGGACCACCTCGGCATGGCCCTCGCGCACTGCCATGTGGATGGGAAACTGATACCAGTACTGGGCATTGACCAGCATGGGGTCGCGGTCCAGCATCGCGCTGACCCGCGCCAGGTCGCCTGCTCCGCTGGCGCAAAACAACGCCCAGGCCTGGTGGCCGTCTACGGCTTCGATCCCATACTGGTAGCGTTCGGTCTTCAGGTCATCGGGCTGGAGCAGACTTGCGATCCGTTGCGCGAAGCGATCGTCGCGCGAGGGTGCCTGTCCAGGTATTTCCCTTTCAGCCATTTTCATCATCTCCTTTCGTAGCCGTTTGCGAGCCGATCGCAGCCGGTTGTTGACCGTCGACGCCGACAGGCCCAAAAACGAGCCGACTTCCCGGTGCGAATACGTCGAAATGTAGAACAGCAGGACCGACATGCGCTCTTCGTCGGGCAACCGGCCTATCGCGGCCATGACCCGGGTTTTCTCATCACGCGACTCCAGTTCCTCTCCCGGGTCGGCCGTCACCAGCGATCCCACCGTCGCCAGCGATTGAGCCGCCACCAGCGTTTCCGCCGCCGCGTGTTCGATGGCCGCAGCATGCTCGATCGCGACGGGTTGCCGCTTGCGCAATACACGGCTGCAGCGCATGAAGACGATCCGCTTGAACCATCCTGGAAACGCAGCCGGTTCGTGCAGGCGCGGCAGTTCGGTCCAGGCGCCGACGAAGGCCTCCTGTGCGGCGTCTTCGGCCAGGTGGAAATCGCCCAGCAGGGCGGAGGCGTAGCCCACCGCCATGTCCTGGAACCGGAGGACGATGTCGTCGTAGGCCGCGCGGTCGCCGGTCTGGGCACGGACGACCAGTGAAGAGAGATTGGATTCGCTCATAGGCATTCACCCATAAGCACCGGCGACGAGGTTGTTCTGGTAGGTTTTTTCGAATTGGCGTGCGATCGTGCCGTCACATCGCCGAGTAGAAGACCCGGTCGTAGACCTGGTGGACACGAGCGGTGTGTTTTCCGTAGGCTTCGAGCATTCGTCCGGGGCCGGCTTCCCGCTCGTCGCGGGTGGGGCCGGACAGTCCCATCATGCCGGCCAGGACGGCCTGTGCGCCGTGTTCCCGGGGGATCTCATGGGTCTGGTGGCCCGATGTCATCTGGATGCGGTTCTCCAGGTCCCGCAGGAAGAGATAGGCTTCGTCCAGGTCGGACGCCTCTTCATCGGATAGATACCCCTTTTCCGCCAGCGCGGTCAGCATCCTTCGGGTGCCCCGTTCCCAGGGCCAGCCCTGGAACCCGGCGTACACCAGCTGGAATCCCTGGGCGATGAACTCGATCTCCCGGATGCCGCCCTTCCCCAGCTTGACGTGGTAGTCGCCGCTGCCCCGTTCGATCAGCGCCTTCGCGATACGTTCCCGCATATGGTTTATATCTTCCAGGATCAACGGCTGGTCGAGGGCGGGGTAGAACACGAAGGGCTGGATCGTGTCGAGAAACCGGCCTCCCACCTCGCTGCTCCCCGCTGAGTGCCGGGCCTTCAGGAGCGCCTGGCGCTGCCAGGCCTGTCCCTGGATCTCGTAGTGCCAGCGGTAGCCTTCGATCGAGTTGGCGATGTCGCCGGCCCTCCCCTCCGGACGCAGGCGCAGGTCGACGCGGAAAACCTGGCCGTCCGGCGTGAGCCGGCTGATGAGGTCGGTGATTGCCCGGGCGAGCTTCGGGTAGTACTCGTAGGTGGAGGTCCCGTCCTTCTCGGTGCGTCCGTTCGTGACATCGTAGACATAGAGCAGGTCGATGTCCGAGCTGAAGTTCAGGTCCCGGCCACCCAGCTTCCCCATGCCGATGACGGCGAAGCCGCTCGGCTTCGATCCCTCGAGCATCGGCCGGCCGTGACGGGCCTGCAGTTTCGCGCCGCACACGTCGTGGGCCGCCTGGAGGCAGAGGTCGGCCACGTCCGTGAGCCGTTCCAGGACCGCCGGCGTACCGGACTGCCGCATCAGGTCGCACACGGCGATGCGCAGGTAGGCCTGCTGCTTGAACGTGCGGAGGGGTTTCATGGCCTCGTCCGGCGTAGACACGCCGTCGAGCATGCCCGCCAGTACCGCGTCCAGTTCTTCCGCTGGCTGCAATGCGCGCCACGCATCGCCCGCGAAAGTGTCGAGCAGGAATCCCACGTCCTGGACGAGCGTCGTGGTGAGGTAAGGGCTGGCCGAAAGGATCGTGAGCAGCGCGTCCCGGGATTCCGACGGCGCGGCCAGAAGGTCCATCAGGGCCGGGACCTGCGTGTCACCGCTTCGCGTAATGAGCGCGTGCATGCTGATGAGGGCCCGGTCGGGTTGCAGGGAACTGCCCGCCGCCTCGGCCAGTGCCGGAATGAGGTGCTCCGGGGCGCTCACGCCAAGCGGGGCCAGCCGCGCATCGATCTGTCCCAGCATGCGCCAGGCGTCTTCCGGTTGCTCGAATCCAGAGGCGCGCAGTTGGTCGGATACTGCGGCCGGCAACGGCGAGGAAAGCGCGTCGCGGTTAAATGAGAGGGTCGTCATGGTCGTGGTCTGCCTGGCCTGAAAAAGACCGCGCCTCCCCGCGTCGAAACGGTGGAGGCGCGCGTTACGATGAAACGCTACTGCCCTGCGATCCGGACTAGATGTCGTAGTAGAGTCCGAACTCCCACGGGTGCGGACGCAGGCGAATCTGGTCCAGCTCGTTCTCCCGCTTGTAATCGAGATAGGTCTCGACCAGGTCGGGCGTGAACACGTCGCCCTTGAGGAGGTATTCGTGATCGTCCTCCAGGGCGTCCAGCGCCTCGCCGAGGTCCTGCGGCGTGTGGGACACTTCCGCGGCCTGTTCCGGCTCGAGATCGTAGAGGTCGAGGTCGATCGGCTCCGGCGGCTCGATCCGGTTCTCGATGCCGTCCAGGCCGGCCATCATCATGGCCGTGAACGCCAGGTAGGGATTGGCGCCCGGATCCGGCGTGCGGAACTCGATCCGCTTGGCCTTCTCGCTCTTCGAGTACATGGGGATCCGCACGCAGGCGCTTCGGTTGCGCTGCGAGTAGATCAGGTTGATCGGCGCTTCGTAACCCGGGACGAGTCTCCGGTAGGAGTTGGTCGTCGGCGCGGCGAAGGCCAGCACGGAGGCGCAGTGATGGAGCAGGCCGCCGATGTAGTGCCGGGCCATGTCGCTCAGGTCGGCGTACGTGCCGGCCTCGAAGAAGAGGTTCTTGCCTTCCTTCCAGAGGCTCTGGTGCACGTGCATGCCCGAACCGTTGTCCTCGAAGATCGGTTTCGGCATGAAGGTCACCGTCTTGCCAGCCTGCCGGGCGACGTTCTTGACGATGTACTTGTACATGAGCAGGTCGTCGGACATGCGCAGCAGCGTGTTGAAGCGGATGTCGATCTCGGCCTGCCCCGCCGTGCCCACCTCGTGGTGGTGCACTTCCGACTCGATGCCCATGCTCCGGAGCGTCAGCACCATGCGCGTGCGCAGGTCCTGGTGGGTGTCGTTGGGGGGCACGGGGAAATACCCGCGCTTGTAGGGGATCTTGTTGCCGAGGTTGGGGCTCTCGGCCCGTCCCGTGTTCCACCAGCCCTCGCCGGCGTCGACCCGGTGGAAGCTGGCGTTCGGCTTCTGGGCGAACCGCACGTCGTCGAAGATGTAGAACTCGGCTTCCGGACCGAAGTAGGCCGTGTCCGCGATGCCCACGGACTGCATGTAGGCCTCGGCCTTCTGGGCGACGTACCGCGGGTCGCGCGTGTACATTTCAAGCGTCACCGGGTCCTTGACGTTGCAGACCAGGATCAGCGTCTTCGCCTCCATGAAGGGATCGATCTTGGCCGACAGCGGGTCCGGGATCAGGATCATGTCGCTCTTGTCGATGGTCTGGAATCCCCGAACGCTCGAACCGTCGAACCCGACACCTTCTTCGAAAGTGTCTTCTTCCAGCGTTTCGATCGGCGCCGAGAAATGCTGCCAGGTTCCCGGTACGTCGATGAACCGGAAGTCGACCATTTCCGCGCCCTGGTCCCTAGCGAATGCGATTACGTCAATTGGGGTCACGAGTATAGCTCCTCCCTGTTGATTATACGATGAATCGATGACCGGGAAACCGGGTCCTGAAAGGACCGGCGTATCACCGCGTCGATTGGCACCTCTTCGTACACTTAGTCATTGGAACAACCTAGCGAATCTAATGTACACGGTCATTGTTTCGCAAGTGTTTCCCCGAGGTTAAATCCTTGTTAATTCGCGTTTTTTTTATTTTACACCTCGTGGATATTTCACCGTTGCCGGCCCGGTTCGGATACCGCCCATCATGCCGGTCTATGGCGCGGTATCATGCCGGTCGCGGCGCGGTTGACGGCGCTCCGGACCCCGGAAAAAGGTATTGACTCCTTACCCCTCCGCGCATATAATGAGGTAACTGTTTCAGGAGCCGGAAACCCGATTGGAGCATGGTGTTTCCGGGTCTTTCAGACGCACGACTTTTCCAGGCATTTCCGACTGAAATCAGCGTTGTTCAGCCCTGCATGGTTGCGGTGCGGATGCCCGGTGCCGATCGATGCAGAACTTGGGAGAACGCCATACGGGCTACGCGGCGGCCAGACGGACCCCGATGGCGGTGTGGTACATCCTGGCGGCCTTCGTTGGCGCGTTGTTGGGTATCGTCTTCCTGGTCGTGGCCTATCCCGATGCACTGAGCACGCTCGGCGGGGGGCCGGCCGGGAACGCGAACTCGGCGCAAACGTATATACCTGAAAGCCCGGCATCGTCCGGTCAGCCTGGATCGGATGGTCATTCTGGCCAGCCTGGCCAGCGCGGGACGGAGGGCCTGTCCGGTTCACTTGGGCGTAGCGGTGCGTTCGGGGCGCCGAGGGGTGGCGGAATCGCGGATCCCCGCGCGGAATCCCGGCGTTCGCCGGCGGGACTGATCGCCGCCAACGAAGCGATCAGCACGTCCCGGCGCACGTCCATCGTATCCGCGGTTGAACGGGCGGGACCGGCCGTCGTGAGCATCGTCGCGACGTTCCAGATGCGGCGGCGCGGATTCTCCCCGATGTTCGACGATCCCTTCTTCGGCCATTTCGTGGTGCCGCGGCTGTACACCCGCGAAGAGCCGAACACGGGTTCGGGCGTGATTATCGACGAAACGGGCTACATCGTCACCAACGCTCACGTGGTTCAGCTTGGCGACTATACGGCTCGGCGAATCCGGGCCGTCCTGACTGACGGCCGAAGCCTGGCCTGCACCCTGGTGGGCGTAGATGTCATGTCGGATCTGGCCGTGCTCCACGTGGAAGGCGAGGACCTCCCGGTGGCGGCGCTGGGCCGGTCCGACGACATCATGACCGGCGAGTGGGCCATCACCATCGGCAATCCGCTGGGCCTGGCCGTGGAGGACGCCCAGCCGGCCGTGGCGGTCGGCGTGGTCAGCGCGCTGGGACGGAACTTCCGCCGGCAGCAGAGGTCGAGGACGGTCTACCGGGACATGATCCAGACCGACGCGACCATCAATCCGGGCAACAGCGGCGGTCCGCTGGTCAATGCCTTCGGCGAGGTCATCGGCATCAACACGTTCATCCTGTCCGAAAGCGGCGGCTCGGAGGGCGTGGGTTTCGCCATACCCATCGATCGGGTCCGGCGCGTCGCGGACGAGTTGATCCAGTACGGCGGAACCAGACGGGGTTGGACGGGCCTGTCGGTGATCGACATCACGGAATACGTGGCCCAGGAGTTGAATATCGTCAATCGACAGGGCGTGCTGGTGAACGAGATCGATCCGGACAGCCCGGCGGACTTGGCCGGCATCCTGGTCATGGACGTGATCAGGAAGATCAACGGGGAAGCGATCGCCAGCTACCCCGAAGCGCGGGAAGCGCTGTACGGCAGCCTGGTGGGTGATTCCATCGAACTGGAGGTCGAGCGGGACGGCCGCCTCATGCC
Proteins encoded:
- a CDS encoding trypsin-like serine protease, whose product is MQNLGERHTGYAAARRTPMAVWYILAAFVGALLGIVFLVVAYPDALSTLGGGPAGNANSAQTYIPESPASSGQPGSDGHSGQPGQRGTEGLSGSLGRSGAFGAPRGGGIADPRAESRRSPAGLIAANEAISTSRRTSIVSAVERAGPAVVSIVATFQMRRRGFSPMFDDPFFGHFVVPRLYTREEPNTGSGVIIDETGYIVTNAHVVQLGDYTARRIRAVLTDGRSLACTLVGVDVMSDLAVLHVEGEDLPVAALGRSDDIMTGEWAITIGNPLGLAVEDAQPAVAVGVVSALGRNFRRQQRSRTVYRDMIQTDATINPGNSGGPLVNAFGEVIGINTFILSESGGSEGVGFAIPIDRVRRVADELIQYGGTRRGWTGLSVIDITEYVAQELNIVNRQGVLVNEIDPDSPADLAGILVMDVIRKINGEAIASYPEAREALYGSLVGDSIELEVERDGRLMPLVLHIAEL
- a CDS encoding sigma-70 family RNA polymerase sigma factor, with the protein product MPMSESNLSSLVVRAQTGDRAAYDDIVLRFQDMAVGYASALLGDFHLAEDAAQEAFVGAWTELPRLHEPAAFPGWFKRIVFMRCSRVLRKRQPVAIEHAAAIEHAAAETLVAAQSLATVGSLVTADPGEELESRDEKTRVMAAIGRLPDEERMSVLLFYISTYSHREVGSFLGLSASTVNNRLRSARKRLRKEMMKMAEREIPGQAPSRDDRFAQRIASLLQPDDLKTERYQYGIEAVDGHQAWALFCASGAGDLARVSAMLDRDPMLVNAQYWYQFPIHMAVREGHAEVVQLLLQAGADPGQSRYTYNSWDKLLDISQERGFNSVQALLEAAMRERFGYDPAFEELADAIKSRDHARVEVVLAARANLIHASDALGNGPLHWAVITRQNDLVNLFVARGANLEARRADGQTPLLVSLNGDYWFRSRDLPAEAPKDTWVITRHLLACGAEYALSVACAAGDENRVDAVLASNPVLARTLDAGRRSPLAYAAGRGHTQIVEKLLDLGADPNLPEENAPRGGALFGACSGNHIETAKLLLERGADPNAEVDSSGSCLTTVEYNHGTDGHRMQAMLHEYGAVTPPFAMVDDSELERAVREGGAVVSHPQFLHELMGRNNAELINVFLENTPDVGDLFRLTDIWGGNYPSDPDMIRTLAGHGLDLCRANWIGRTFLHGCAEKGDVAAARAFLELGADIDAIELEYGGTPLAAAARSGKTEMVRFLLGQGANPTVPAESVWAQPLYGAEKEGHGEVVALLRDRMNGG
- the glnA gene encoding type I glutamate--ammonia ligase, whose protein sequence is MTPIDVIAFARDQGAEMVDFRFIDVPGTWQHFSAPIETLEEDTFEEGVGFDGSSVRGFQTIDKSDMILIPDPLSAKIDPFMEAKTLILVCNVKDPVTLEMYTRDPRYVAQKAEAYMQSVGIADTAYFGPEAEFYIFDDVRFAQKPNASFHRVDAGEGWWNTGRAESPNLGNKIPYKRGYFPVPPNDTHQDLRTRMVLTLRSMGIESEVHHHEVGTAGQAEIDIRFNTLLRMSDDLLMYKYIVKNVARQAGKTVTFMPKPIFEDNGSGMHVHQSLWKEGKNLFFEAGTYADLSDMARHYIGGLLHHCASVLAFAAPTTNSYRRLVPGYEAPINLIYSQRNRSACVRIPMYSKSEKAKRIEFRTPDPGANPYLAFTAMMMAGLDGIENRIEPPEPIDLDLYDLEPEQAAEVSHTPQDLGEALDALEDDHEYLLKGDVFTPDLVETYLDYKRENELDQIRLRPHPWEFGLYYDI